Genomic window (Mus caroli chromosome 14, CAROLI_EIJ_v1.1, whole genome shotgun sequence):
GACTTTCTAGGGTCACATGGGCCACAATGAGCTGTCTTGTACTTCAGCTGGAGTGGCAGAGTCTATGGTTTGAATGTCAAGCCTCTCTGCTTGCCTTTCTCCTGCCCACCTATATTGATGAGGGCTCCACATGAGGTACACTAAAAGCCACAGGGCTGAAGGGGTTCCAGCTTCATCCCCATTCCCAAACTGCATtcagaaccaaagaaaacacatgcatgTGACACCATTGAAATATAGAGAACTTaatcctgtttttttgttgttgttgtttttccgagacagggtttctctgtgtagccctggcttccctggaactcactctgtagaccaggctggcctcgaactcagcctgcctctgcctcctgagtgctgggattaaaggtgtgtgaaaCCAACACccggcttaaaaaaaaaatctgtatttgtgTGGCATTGAGCTGTCTAGAGAAACAAGAGGATGAAGGTGAAGAAGGAGCCTACTGTGTACCTGATGCAAACCCAGAGACCTACAAGTGTTGATTGATGATGTCAGAAGTATACTTATAGCCTAGCGACCCTTGGATCCCTAGGTTTCACAAGCTGCCATATCCTCATGTGGCCAGCAGAGGGAGGCTGAGGTTCGAGGCTGAACTAGGGTTGTTAAAAGGTTGCAGATCATGGCTGAGCCTCTCTGTCCATGGGATTCTTAGGTTGGAACAGGGCTCCAGTGGCAGGGGAGAGCACCTGGGGACTGACAGCCCAAGTCTGGCTGCCCAATGAAGTAGAGGATACGCCACAGTTTTGGAACATATAGGTGGAGGAGTGAAAGGCTGGTATAAATCAGGCCTGGGTGAGGTAGGGATGGAGTAGAATCTACTGTTAGCTAGAGGTCAGATGGGAAACACTGTGAGGCCACAAAGGGGGACAGAAGTCGACTGAGCTCTGTGGTGGGCTGGGAAATGAGACCCAGGTGAGTCTGGGTCCATAAGAGAGATGTCTCCATATTTGAGACTGCAGACAGTTCAGGTGAGGAGAGACCCATTCCCTGCTAGAAAGGGGGACCGGAAACAAGAAACTGACTGGGTTGCACAGCCCATGGCCTTCTGAATTCCCAGAGTCAAATCTCCCTTTACCCCAATGTCTTGTTCTACGCTGTCAATGTTGGGTCTGGATGAAGGTAGCTCACAGATGTAGAAATTTCCTAGGCCCAGGAGATTGATGTCTGGAGGACTAAGTATGAACAAGTGACTGAGGGCAGGGCACCTAATGAGTGCTGTAGAATCCTACCCTTCatgcagccagagctatacagtgagatcctatctcaaaaatacaaagaaacagcACCCTACCTCCCACCATGCATGGGTGATAAACACATGGGAATTGTGTGGCTTGAAGTTCCAGCAAGAGCACGGGTGGGGAAGGAGGACAAAGCAAAGCATGGAAGTGACAGGGGAGGTCTGCCTGGGCCAGCAGGGGGTGCAAACCATGAAGTGACTCAAACAGCAAAGAACTTCAGCTCTATGCACTCTGGAGGTTATTTATTGTGAATTTTCATTCTTAGCTGCCCACTCCACCTGGTTCTTGCCTGAGGTCAGACAGGCTGGTCAGGCACGGGTGGTTTAACACCTTTTAGAGCAGCTTCATGTTCCTGCTTATCCACGGCAGGAAGTGCACGACCTTAGTGAAGACTCCTGAAGAGATTGTTCTGTTTTTTGCATAGGCGAAAACTCCATATGCTTGGTTGTCACATACGAGGGGTCCCCCCGAGTCACCCtgtgggcagagaaaggaagaacttAGCCTGGCTccctctggctctgctctccctACCTCCTCCTGGCAAGGCTAACTTTAGATCAGGGTCAGGACAGGTTTTCCAGCTTCCCTCAGTCCTAGAGCTCCAGGGAGGCCCAACTTTTCCTTCTATCCCAGGCCTAGGCTTTCTCTGAAGTCCTCAGGGATCCTGAGATAATTTATCCTGTTTGAGATGACAGAGGTTTTCCTGCTTACACTCTTGCTATACCCACTCGAGACCCCAAAGCTGGATTTTTGGGCTTTCTCTTATCTGAAATGAGGCTTGAGGGTTTTGCCATTCTCACACCATGGCCTCTTCCAGATCCCTCTCATTTTGTCTGTTAGATGCTTGAACTCCCACCTTGAAAggagtctttattttcttcaagtcTCCAGCACAAATCTCTGTGGTCTCAGTGTAGGGTCGGAAACGCCTTTTGCATTTCTGGTCCTTCTGGATGATCAGTTGAACCTCTCGNAGGNGGGNAGATNNTTTAGTGNCATTGATGGACCTTNACCCCCAGCCAGCCACACTGCACACATCCCCTGGCTTCACCTGGGCATTGGGTCTGGGCAACTTGAGGGGCCTCACAGCTTTAGTTCTCTTGGCCTTCCTCTCCAGCTgatagggaagagagaggagagaccagCTCAGCTAGGAGCCTGCTAGCCTGACACTCTTTGAAAGtcaagatggaagagagagaagaagaaccagtatcagaaaagaagggggaggCTAGCCCTGCACCAAGAAGAGCACAGCCAGGGGGCAGGGGTTTGTGGTTGGGAGGGTGGCAGGTCTCACCTTTAACAGCATGATGTCACTGGAGAAGGCAGTGACATTATAATCTGGATGGGGAATGGCTTCTGCCACAGGGATGATCTGCTGTGTCTCCTCCTTAGCCTTGATGTTGTGGGCCCCCAGTGTGACTGTCATTGTCCTGTGGAAAAAGCAAAGTGGAGAGCAGAGATGTGGAGTCAGTCAGAGAGGATGCAGTCCAGGAGGTGTGAAAGGCAGGGTAGGCAGGGTTGGGCTCTAGCTGAGAGGACTTGAGGACCAAGGAGGGTCTCAGAGTCAGACCTACTGCTCTCTGACTCTTAAGAACATGGGACTCCTGGGGTCTCCCTCTTGTATCTAGGCAATATTCCATAGCTTGCATTGTGTTTTGGTGTGAACTTTCAACCTCAGCAACTGCTTTAAATTTGGCCAGTGTCCTGCTGTCTCTGACCTCTTGCACTTGGACCTAAAATTTACCTCTCATCAGACTACCATTTTACATTCCTTCCTTCAAGAGAGCTCCCATGGGATCACCCACAAAAGAGGacaggagatgtgtgtgtgtgtgtgtgtgtgtgtctgtgtctgtgtgtgtgtctgtgtgtgtgcctgagaaaAGGTGGACTTGCTGCTTCTCCTCACCTGTTCCTGCAGTGAGCAGCAGTCAGCACAAAGTCATCTTGAACCAAGAAGCCACCACAGTATCTCCTATTACCTTCAATATCCACAGACTTAACAAACGCCATGTAGGGGCGGGAGTGTGGCTTCACCTCATGTCCACCGATGATCTCCTCTGAAAAAAAGGGCTAGAATATGTCTAGAAGCAGTAGATAGGGTGAGCAAGGAAGATCTAGGAAGGGAATGACTGGGCGTCGGATCTGCATTCCCCAAAGCCTATTGCAGACAGGATTCCTTGCCCATGGAATAAACTTTGCTGACACTTAAGCCTTAGAACCCTGCTCTAGGAAGGTGTGGGTAGCACTTGACTTACACCTCCTTCTTTACAATACACGAAGGGATATGCTCTGTCTTCATCATGTAGAGGCTGCGGGAATACTGCGAATAACCATGCTGCTGTTTGGTTGTTAGTGAGTCATCTAAGCCCTGTACTATTGCCTGGTGTCATTTTCTCACATTATACCCACACAGAACATATAGAGGTGGATTTTCTAACATTATTGTACCTAACACATCTTGGGTTCTCAGTAAATGCTTTTAGCTGCATCAAAGAGTGGCTTGTAGTAAACT
Coding sequences:
- the LOC110309483 gene encoding granzyme E gives rise to the protein MPPVLILLTLLLPLGAGAEEIIGGHEVKPHSRPYMAFVKSVDIEGNRRYCGGFLVQDDFVLTAAHCRNRTMTVTLGAHNIKAKEETQQIIPVAEAIPHPDYNVTAFSSDIMLLKLERKAKRTKAVRPLKLPRPNAQVKPGDVCSVAGWGXRSINXTKXSXXLREVQLIIQKDQKCKRRFRPYTETTEICAGDLKKIKTPFKGDSGGPLVCDNQAYGVFAYAKNRTISSGVFTKVVHFLPWISRNMKLL